In Streptomyces chartreusis NRRL 3882, the following are encoded in one genomic region:
- a CDS encoding carbohydrate kinase family protein, which produces MSPRQITVLGECVADAFAEPGGPSNELALRVLPGGGPANTAVSLARLGTPARFLARLSGDVFGRLFRDHLQTSGVDLSSAVTAAEPSTLAVAELDAQGQAAFSFHAQNTADWQWTAEELARVDLSEAACVHTGSLALVREPGAAVVEDFLAAAAPRATISIDPNVRPLLVHPDVYRARLAHWCALTDVLRLSEDDLELLLPGTPPEEACDTWHAAGARLVVITRGADGALASLDGERIQVPAVPTSVADTVGAGDSFTAGLLHHLGARGLLGGRLTELRLDDVAEACRFATRVAALTCSVAGPNPPWQRQLEQLATPERA; this is translated from the coding sequence GAACTCGCCCTGCGCGTCCTGCCCGGCGGCGGACCTGCGAATACGGCAGTGTCGCTGGCCCGGCTCGGCACCCCGGCCCGCTTCCTCGCGCGGTTGTCGGGCGATGTGTTCGGCCGCCTGTTCCGCGACCACCTGCAGACGTCCGGAGTGGACCTGTCGAGCGCCGTCACGGCGGCGGAACCGAGCACACTGGCCGTGGCGGAACTGGACGCCCAGGGGCAGGCCGCGTTCTCCTTCCACGCGCAGAACACGGCCGACTGGCAGTGGACAGCCGAGGAACTGGCGCGAGTGGACCTGTCCGAGGCCGCCTGCGTGCACACCGGATCCCTGGCCCTGGTCCGGGAGCCCGGGGCGGCGGTTGTGGAGGACTTCCTGGCGGCGGCCGCCCCTCGCGCGACCATCAGCATCGACCCCAACGTCCGGCCGCTGCTGGTGCACCCCGACGTCTACCGTGCCCGGCTGGCGCACTGGTGCGCCCTCACCGACGTACTGCGGCTGAGCGAGGACGACCTGGAACTCCTGCTGCCGGGCACGCCGCCCGAGGAGGCGTGCGACACCTGGCACGCCGCCGGGGCACGGCTCGTGGTGATCACGCGGGGCGCCGACGGCGCCCTGGCCTCGCTCGACGGCGAACGCATCCAGGTTCCGGCCGTGCCGACGAGCGTCGCCGACACGGTCGGGGCGGGGGACTCCTTCACGGCCGGGCTGCTGCACCACCTGGGCGCCCGCGGCCTGCTCGGCGGCCGGCTGACGGAACTCCGCCTCGACGATGTCGCCGAAGCCTGCCGGTTCGCCACCCGGGTCGCGGCCCTGACCTGCTCGGTCGCCGGCCCCAACCCCCCGTGGCAGCGCCAGTTGGAGCAACTCGCCACGCCCGAACGCGCATGA